A region from the Kribbella shirazensis genome encodes:
- a CDS encoding THUMP-like domain-containing protein, with protein MSVTALLDGPGAEVLAAACTAYQPGRELQLVEKLRRRYDATLVTTAVTQASLRHRAVAKFGADAERMYFTPDGLEQATRTRVGAHRAARLAATLPGAGLVDLGCGIGGDLITAARAGLHVTGVERDPETAATARANLAALELPGDVLVGEAESTDLTPYDVVFADPARRADGRRLFDHNAYSPPWSFVTALLERTACVKVAPGIPHDAIPDRVEAEWISDAGEVKEAALWSGELYGGTPRRATLLPSEATVTQAPEADTGPVGRYIYEPDGAVVRAGLVTAVAAAVDGWLLDPRIAYVTAAEYVPTPLASTYEVLEELPYKEKALRAWVRSQGIGTLEIKKRGVDLDPAQLRKKLAPKGSASATLVITRIDRDAVAYSCRRVAPGATAEGPV; from the coding sequence GTGAGTGTTACCGCGTTGCTCGACGGGCCTGGCGCCGAGGTGCTGGCTGCGGCGTGTACGGCGTACCAGCCGGGCCGTGAGCTGCAGCTGGTCGAGAAGCTCAGGCGTCGGTACGACGCGACGCTGGTCACGACTGCGGTGACTCAGGCGTCGTTGCGCCACCGCGCCGTCGCCAAGTTCGGTGCCGACGCCGAACGGATGTACTTCACGCCCGACGGCCTCGAACAAGCCACGCGCACCCGAGTCGGCGCCCACCGCGCCGCACGTCTCGCAGCCACCCTGCCCGGCGCCGGCCTGGTCGACCTGGGATGCGGAATCGGCGGCGACCTCATCACCGCCGCGCGCGCCGGACTGCACGTCACCGGCGTCGAACGCGATCCGGAGACAGCAGCGACCGCCCGCGCCAACCTGGCCGCACTGGAGCTCCCAGGCGACGTACTGGTCGGAGAAGCCGAGTCCACCGACCTCACGCCGTACGACGTGGTGTTCGCGGACCCGGCGCGGCGGGCGGACGGGCGACGACTGTTCGATCACAACGCCTACTCACCACCGTGGTCGTTCGTCACCGCCCTGCTGGAGCGGACGGCCTGCGTGAAGGTCGCCCCGGGCATCCCGCACGACGCCATCCCCGACAGGGTGGAAGCGGAGTGGATCAGTGACGCCGGCGAGGTGAAGGAGGCAGCTCTCTGGTCCGGCGAGTTGTACGGCGGCACTCCACGCCGAGCCACCTTGCTGCCGAGTGAAGCGACAGTCACGCAGGCACCCGAGGCCGACACCGGTCCGGTCGGTCGGTACATCTATGAGCCCGATGGCGCCGTCGTCCGCGCCGGTCTGGTCACCGCGGTCGCCGCAGCCGTCGACGGGTGGCTGCTGGATCCGCGCATTGCCTACGTGACCGCAGCGGAGTACGTCCCGACTCCACTCGCCTCGACGTACGAAGTGCTGGAGGAGCTTCCGTACAAGGAGAAGGCACTACGCGCCTGGGTCCGCAGTCAGGGCATCGGCACGCTGGAGATCAAGAAGCGCGGCGTGGACCTCGACCCGGCCCAGCTACGGAAGAAGCTCGCGCCGAAAGGCTCCGCATCGGCGACACTCGTCATCACCCGCATCGACCGCGACGCAGTCGCCTACTCCTGCCGCCGAGTCGCGCCCGGCGCCACGGCCGAGGGACCTGTATAA
- the shbA gene encoding RNA polymerase sigma factor ShbA: MTEVRVPDTHDRVELRDLAALAGDGDRTALNDLLTRVRAVAHRYVRSRLWTYPGGADMVDDVAQEVCVAVFGALGRYRDEGRPFEAFVYGIAARKVADAQRAFAVADVSTPDLPDGADESPTPEERAVRQSEIQHAIGLLDRLPEKLREILRLRVVAGLSAEETGRALGMTPGAVRVAQHRALNALRGFVGHEAQLERGAAGEGHHG; encoded by the coding sequence GTGACAGAGGTCCGAGTGCCTGACACCCACGACCGGGTCGAGCTCAGGGATCTTGCCGCGCTGGCCGGCGACGGGGACCGGACAGCTCTCAACGACCTGCTCACCAGGGTGCGCGCTGTGGCGCACCGTTACGTACGGTCCCGTCTGTGGACCTATCCCGGCGGCGCCGACATGGTCGACGACGTCGCGCAGGAGGTTTGTGTGGCGGTGTTCGGCGCGCTCGGCCGGTACCGCGACGAGGGGAGGCCTTTCGAGGCTTTCGTCTACGGCATCGCGGCCCGCAAGGTCGCCGATGCCCAGCGTGCGTTCGCGGTCGCCGACGTCTCGACGCCGGACCTGCCGGACGGCGCGGACGAGTCACCGACGCCGGAGGAGCGGGCGGTACGGCAGTCAGAGATCCAGCACGCCATCGGCCTGCTGGACAGATTGCCGGAGAAACTGCGTGAGATCCTCCGTCTGCGCGTCGTTGCGGGGTTGTCAGCCGAGGAGACCGGCCGGGCACTGGGAATGACACCGGGGGCGGTGAGGGTCGCACAGCATCGGGCGTTGAACGCGCTCAGGGGGTTCGTGGGGCATGAAGCACAGTTGGAACGAGGAGCAGCAGGGGAGGGGCATCATGGCTGA
- the groL gene encoding chaperonin GroEL (60 kDa chaperone family; promotes refolding of misfolded polypeptides especially under stressful conditions; forms two stacked rings of heptamers to form a barrel-shaped 14mer; ends can be capped by GroES; misfolded proteins enter the barrel where they are refolded when GroES binds), producing the protein MPKILEFDENARRALERGVDKLANTVKVTLGPKGRYVVLDKKWGAPTITNDGVTVAREVELDDPFENLGAQLTKEVATKTNDIAGDGTTTATVLAQALVHEGLRAVAAGANPMGLKRGIEAAVEAVSAKLVETAKPVDDKGDMAHVATISARDAEIGALIADAFDKVGKDGVITVEESNTFGTELEFTEGMQFDKGYISPYFITDAEAGEAVLEDPYILIHQGKISAIADLLPLLEKVVQSGKALLIIAEDVEAEALSTLVVNKIRGNFTSVAVKAPGFGDRRKAMLEDLAALTGAQVVAPEVGLKLDQVGLEVLGSARRIVVSKDNTTVVEGTGKAEDIEGRVSQIKSEIERTDSDWDREKLQERLAKLAGGVCVIKVGAATEVELKEKKHRIEDAVSATRAAIEEGIVAGGGSALVHAATVLDKDLELDGDEATGVRIVRKAVVEPLRWIAENGGYEGYVVVAKVAELESGNGFNAATGEYGDLLGSGVLDPVKVTRSALANAGSIAALLLTTETLVVDKPEEEEPAAAGHGHGHGH; encoded by the coding sequence ATGCCGAAGATCCTCGAGTTCGACGAGAACGCGCGGCGCGCGCTGGAGCGCGGCGTCGACAAGCTCGCGAACACGGTGAAGGTGACGCTGGGGCCGAAGGGCCGCTACGTCGTCCTGGACAAGAAGTGGGGCGCCCCGACCATCACCAACGACGGTGTCACCGTCGCCCGTGAGGTCGAGCTGGACGACCCGTTCGAGAACCTTGGTGCGCAGCTGACCAAGGAGGTCGCGACCAAGACCAACGACATCGCCGGTGACGGCACCACCACCGCGACGGTGCTGGCGCAGGCGCTGGTGCACGAGGGTCTGCGGGCGGTCGCCGCCGGCGCGAACCCGATGGGTCTCAAGCGCGGCATCGAGGCGGCCGTCGAGGCCGTGTCGGCCAAGCTGGTCGAGACCGCCAAGCCGGTCGACGACAAGGGCGACATGGCCCACGTCGCGACCATCTCTGCCCGCGACGCCGAGATCGGCGCCCTGATCGCGGACGCGTTCGACAAGGTCGGCAAGGACGGTGTGATCACCGTCGAGGAGTCGAACACCTTCGGGACCGAGCTCGAGTTCACCGAGGGTATGCAGTTCGACAAGGGCTACATCTCGCCGTACTTCATCACCGACGCCGAGGCCGGCGAGGCGGTGCTGGAGGACCCGTACATCCTCATCCACCAGGGCAAGATCTCCGCGATCGCGGACCTGCTGCCGCTGCTGGAGAAGGTCGTGCAGTCCGGCAAGGCGCTGCTGATCATCGCCGAGGACGTCGAGGCCGAGGCGCTGTCGACCCTGGTGGTCAACAAGATCCGCGGCAACTTCACCTCGGTCGCCGTCAAGGCGCCGGGCTTCGGTGACCGCCGCAAGGCGATGCTGGAGGACCTGGCCGCGCTCACCGGCGCGCAGGTCGTGGCCCCCGAGGTCGGGCTGAAGCTCGACCAGGTCGGCCTCGAGGTGCTCGGTTCGGCGCGCCGGATCGTGGTCTCGAAGGACAACACGACCGTCGTCGAGGGCACCGGCAAGGCCGAGGACATCGAGGGCCGGGTCAGCCAGATCAAGTCCGAGATCGAGCGCACCGACTCCGACTGGGACCGCGAGAAGCTGCAGGAGCGGCTGGCCAAGCTGGCCGGCGGCGTCTGCGTGATCAAGGTCGGCGCGGCCACCGAGGTCGAGCTGAAGGAGAAGAAGCACCGGATCGAGGACGCGGTGTCCGCGACCCGGGCCGCGATCGAGGAGGGCATCGTCGCCGGCGGCGGCTCCGCTCTCGTCCACGCGGCCACCGTGCTGGACAAGGACCTCGAGCTCGACGGTGACGAGGCGACCGGTGTCCGGATCGTCCGCAAGGCGGTCGTCGAGCCGCTGCGCTGGATCGCCGAGAACGGTGGCTACGAGGGGTACGTCGTCGTCGCCAAGGTCGCCGAGCTGGAGTCGGGCAACGGCTTCAACGCGGCCACCGGCGAGTACGGCGACCTGCTCGGCAGCGGCGTCCTGGACCCGGTCAAGGTGACCCGGTCCGCGCTCGCCAACGCCGGCTCGATCGCCGCGCTGCTGCTGACCACCGAGACCCTGGTGGTCGACAAGCCCGAGGAAGAGGAGCCCGCCGCAGCCGGTCACGGCCACGGTCACGGTCACTGA
- a CDS encoding peptidoglycan-binding domain-containing protein: MAFSLPSLPKLSGRTIALLAAVGAVAVGAVAANASKQESPPAAGAPAPAPQGQTDRTGQTDQPAAHEATAAELRAAAALPQCRSARLVPVNRTWGIPMPSILGSTSTTCNLMYGDDPFRGSNRTGDPETAIQVLQRNLNFCYGTKLAVDGIYGSRTRAAVRAVQTKHRLVVDGIYGPKTRSAMNWRLYSMATRSWSKGCSSPL, encoded by the coding sequence ATGGCGTTCTCGCTGCCGTCACTGCCGAAGCTGTCCGGCCGGACGATCGCACTGCTGGCCGCGGTCGGCGCGGTCGCCGTCGGAGCCGTCGCCGCCAACGCCTCGAAACAGGAGTCCCCGCCGGCGGCCGGCGCGCCCGCTCCGGCACCCCAAGGCCAAACGGACCGGACAGGCCAGACCGATCAGCCCGCCGCCCACGAAGCCACCGCCGCCGAGCTCAGAGCGGCGGCCGCCTTGCCGCAGTGCAGGTCCGCACGCCTGGTACCGGTGAACCGCACCTGGGGCATCCCGATGCCGTCGATCCTCGGCAGCACCAGCACCACCTGCAACCTGATGTACGGCGACGACCCGTTCCGCGGCTCCAACCGCACCGGCGACCCCGAGACCGCCATCCAGGTCCTCCAGCGCAACCTGAACTTCTGCTACGGCACCAAGCTCGCCGTCGACGGCATCTACGGCAGCAGGACCAGAGCAGCGGTCCGGGCGGTCCAGACCAAGCACCGTCTCGTGGTGGACGGTATCTACGGCCCGAAGACCCGCTCCGCGATGAACTGGCGGCTCTACTCGATGGCAACCCGCAGCTGGAGCAAGGGGTGTTCCAGCCCCCTCTAG
- a CDS encoding alpha/beta hydrolase — protein sequence MLNVGRSAVIFVVLTFGSAGCGSGSDPATPPPSSSTASVPPPSSPASSAPAGIMAGCPSEGAKAFIAPVAGGTEVSGVHMGSAKRAVVLSYEWGGSPCDWSGVATELVARGYRVALWEYGTLTGLDRVKELQAVVDQVRAAGATEVVLAGGSVGGCVSMIGGTMIKPAVSGVAVLSCASWYDVEHRMPTTPLAAKLRVPTLYLAGDRDRLPVADVRKDFAAVPAKDKKLVVVPDSTAHGVDLLDGTEGAVAKSALFAFLDRITR from the coding sequence ATGCTGAACGTCGGTCGGTCCGCGGTCATTTTCGTCGTCCTGACGTTCGGTTCGGCCGGATGCGGGTCCGGGTCCGATCCGGCCACGCCGCCACCGAGCTCGTCGACGGCGTCCGTCCCGCCGCCGAGCTCGCCGGCATCGTCCGCCCCGGCCGGGATCATGGCCGGATGCCCGTCGGAGGGCGCGAAAGCGTTCATCGCGCCGGTTGCCGGCGGCACTGAGGTCAGCGGCGTGCACATGGGTAGCGCCAAGCGGGCCGTTGTGTTGTCGTACGAGTGGGGCGGATCACCGTGCGACTGGTCCGGTGTCGCGACCGAGCTCGTCGCCCGTGGCTACCGGGTCGCGCTGTGGGAGTACGGCACCCTCACCGGCTTGGATCGGGTCAAGGAACTGCAGGCCGTCGTGGACCAGGTGCGGGCCGCCGGCGCGACCGAGGTTGTGCTGGCCGGCGGCTCCGTCGGTGGCTGCGTATCCATGATCGGCGGCACCATGATCAAGCCCGCCGTCTCCGGTGTCGCCGTGTTGAGCTGCGCGTCCTGGTACGACGTGGAGCATCGAATGCCGACCACGCCACTGGCCGCGAAACTCAGGGTGCCGACGCTGTACCTGGCCGGCGACCGCGACCGCCTGCCCGTCGCGGACGTGCGCAAGGACTTCGCCGCCGTACCTGCCAAGGACAAGAAGCTGGTCGTGGTCCCGGACTCGACCGCGCACGGCGTCGACCTCCTGGACGGCACTGAGGGCGCCGTGGCCAAATCGGCCCTGTTCGCCTTCCTCGACCGGATCACCCGGTAA
- a CDS encoding helix-turn-helix domain-containing protein, with product MVKTAARRTDVIDVPHLPGELRSGPSHRLSRIELFERDEIIRVLARPGVSMKDAAAELGMSRATIYRKIAQYGIRTGQ from the coding sequence GTGGTGAAGACGGCGGCCCGGCGTACGGACGTCATCGACGTACCGCATCTGCCGGGGGAGCTGCGGTCCGGGCCGAGTCATCGGCTGAGCCGGATCGAGCTGTTCGAGCGCGACGAGATCATCCGGGTCCTCGCCCGGCCCGGGGTGTCGATGAAGGACGCGGCCGCCGAACTCGGCATGAGCCGCGCGACGATCTACCGGAAGATCGCCCAGTACGGGATCCGAACCGGCCAGTAG
- the groES gene encoding co-chaperone GroES produces MSVTIKPLEDRVLVAPLEAEQTTKSGLVIPDTAKEKPQEGEILAVGPGRIDDNGNRVPLDVAVGDKVIYSKYGGTEVKYDGQDYLILGARDILAVVSK; encoded by the coding sequence GTGTCGGTCACGATCAAGCCGCTCGAGGACCGCGTCCTCGTCGCGCCGCTCGAAGCCGAGCAGACCACGAAGTCCGGTCTGGTGATCCCGGACACCGCCAAGGAGAAGCCGCAGGAGGGCGAGATCCTCGCCGTCGGCCCGGGCCGGATCGACGACAACGGCAACCGCGTCCCGCTGGATGTCGCAGTCGGCGACAAGGTCATCTACTCCAAGTACGGCGGCACCGAGGTCAAGTACGACGGTCAGGACTACCTGATCCTGGGCGCCCGCGACATCCTCGCAGTCGTCAGCAAGTGA
- a CDS encoding GNAT family N-acetyltransferase yields MTISFRKDGGIRDRRAEDLPVCVQLLREVHQRAGYPINWPGDPVRWLTPDGALGCWVAVDKDRVVGHVALTAVDDRAEVERLFVDPEATRKGIGRRLLEHCVTTAAELGRELSLEVVDDRGSAIHLYRRAGWLETGRTPIDWGGDRASELIRFAGPKG; encoded by the coding sequence GTGACGATTTCTTTCCGGAAAGACGGCGGCATCCGCGATCGCCGCGCCGAGGACCTGCCGGTGTGCGTGCAGTTGTTGCGGGAGGTGCACCAGCGCGCCGGGTACCCGATCAACTGGCCGGGTGATCCGGTGCGGTGGTTGACGCCGGACGGGGCGCTCGGGTGCTGGGTCGCGGTGGACAAGGACCGGGTCGTGGGGCACGTAGCGCTGACCGCGGTGGACGACCGCGCCGAGGTCGAGCGGTTGTTCGTGGATCCGGAGGCGACGCGGAAGGGGATCGGACGGCGCTTGCTCGAGCACTGCGTGACGACCGCGGCGGAGCTCGGGCGGGAGCTCTCGCTGGAGGTGGTCGACGACCGCGGTTCCGCCATTCACCTGTACCGGCGGGCCGGATGGCTGGAGACCGGTCGTACCCCGATCGACTGGGGCGGCGACCGCGCCTCCGAGCTCATCCGCTTCGCCGGTCCTAAGGGATGA